One part of the Ziziphus jujuba cultivar Dongzao chromosome 2, ASM3175591v1 genome encodes these proteins:
- the LOC107418589 gene encoding LEAF RUST 10 DISEASE-RESISTANCE LOCUS RECEPTOR-LIKE PROTEIN KINASE-like 1.1, whose product MMCMNFFHRLKARSRKSQASLSSKSHDISCGTFSSVKDVKMESSNFGIQIFSCDELLKATDNFDSAQKLGDGSSGTVYFGKLYDGRTVAVKQMKGNDPKRVEKFMNEIEVLSRLRHQNLVSLYGCTSHHSRELLLVYDYIPNGSVADHLHGEHAKLQGMTWSTRMNIATETASALAYLHASDIIHHDIKTSSVLLDKNFYVKLAGFALCRLFPSDVTHVSTVPRGTPGYIDPEYQQTKKLTCKSDVFSFGVVLMELVSSKPAVDITRPRHQINLSTMAMNMIQNHALNQLVDPCLGFDSDLKVRRMISAVAELAFQCLQCEKEMRPSMLYVLEELKSIQRRDFEADGNS is encoded by the exons ATGATGTGCATGAACTTCTTTCACCGCCTCAAGGCCAGAAGCAGAAAGTCACAAGCTTCCTTATCCTCAAAATCTCATGACATCTCTTGTGGTACCTTTTCTTCGGTGAAAGATGTCAAAATGGAAAGTAGCAATTTCGGTATTCAAATATTCAGCTGTGATGAGCTTCTAAAAGCGACTGATAATTTCGACTCAGCCCAAAAACTTGGAGATGGAAGCTCTGGCACAGTTTATTTTG GTAAACTCTATGATGGGAGAACTGTTGCAGTCAAACAAATGAAAGGAAACGATCCCAAGAGAGTTGAGAAATTTATGAATGAGATTGAAGTTTTATCACGCCTGCGCCACCAAAATCTTGTCTCACTCTACGGATGCACCTCCCACCATAGCCGTGAACTCCTTCTGGTATATGATTACATTCCCAATGGAAGTGTTGCTGATCACCTTCACGGTGAACACGCAAAACTTCAGGGAATGACTTGGTCTACTAGAATGAACATTGCCACAGAAACTGCATCTGCATTGGCATATCTCCATGCTTCTGATATCATCCACCATGACATAAAAACTAGTAGTGTTCTCCTGGACAAAAATTTCTATGTTAAACTAGCAGGTTTCGCGTTATGTCGTCTTTTTCCTTCGGATGTCACCCATGTCTCAACTGTTCCACGAGGGACTCCAGGTTACATTGATCCAGAGTATCAACAAACCAAAAAACTGACTTGTAAAAGTGATGTTTTTAGCTTTGGAGTGGTTTTGATGGAACTTGTATCGTCGAAGCCTGCTGTTGATATCACAAGGCCACGACACCAGATTAATTTATCTACAATGGCAATGAATATGATCCAAAATCATGCATTAAATCAGCTGGTAGATCCTTGTCTTGGGTTTGACTCAGACTTGAAGGTGAGGAGAATGATAAGTGCAGTGGCAGAGTTAGCATTTCAGTGTTTGCAGTGTGAGAAGGAAATGAGACCGTCTATGCTTTACGTTTTGGAAGAACTAAAGAGTATACAAAGAAGGGATTTCGAAGCAGATGGAAATTCTTAa